CTCAAGCAACTCCGCGGGGAGGGCTGACATGGGCCAAGTGAACATCAAGGTCTACCGGGGCGATTCGAACGGCGGCCAATTGAAGGACTACAACGTCGAGGTCGAAGAGGGGATGGTGGTCCTCGACGTGGTCCATAAGATCCAGGCCACCCAATCCTCCGACCTGGCCTGCCGCTGGAACTGCAAGGCTGGCAAGTGCGGGTCCTGTTCCGCCGAGGTCAACGGAAAGCCCCGCCTCATGTGCATGACCCGCATGAACGAGTTCAAAGAGGGGGAGACCGTCACCATCACCCCCATGAAGACCTTCCCGATCCTGAAGGACCTGGCCACGGACGTCTCCTACAACTACCAGGTCAACAAGACCATCCCGCCTTTCACTCCCAAGGAAGGGGCCGATTGGCATTGGGAGCAGGAGGATGTGGACCGGGTGCAGGAATTCCGCAAGTGCATCGAGTGCTTCCTTTGTCAGGATACCTGCCATGTGCTGCGCGACCACGACAAGATGGGCAAGTTCGCCGGGCCCCGCTTTTTCGTGCGGGTGGCTTCCCTCGAGATGCATCCCATCGACGGGGCCGACCGGGTGCCGCTCCTCAAGGGCGAACACGGTCTGGGCTACTGCAACATCACCAAATGCTGCACCGAGGTCTGCCCCGAGTCCATCCACATCACGGACAACGCCATCATCCCGCTGAAGGAAAGGGTCGTGGACCGCTATTACGACCCCTTGAGGATCCTGCTCTCCAAGGTCTTCGGGAAATAAGGGGGGGCCCGCCCGGGCCCTTCTTAGCGCGGGGGATTGGTCTTGGCGATGGGGAGCGTCTTGATGGGCTTCCTGTCCTTGAAGTAGACCACGTAGTACTGTCCCACCGGCATGTCGTATCGCATCTTGTTCTTCCCATCCCACTCCACCCAGGCGTTCTGTTCGTTCGTCACCTTATGGTCATAAATGACCTCGACCGCCTTCAGTTTGGCGTCCACCACTTCCAACTGGTAATGACCTGGCCCGGTGTCGAAGGTCACCAGGAAAGCGGCCGGGAAGGTGCTGAAGACCAGGGTCTCGGTCCTTTCCGCCGGCGGGAGGCCGCGCGGCATGCCTTGCGGACGGGCTTGGGGCGCTTGAACGGGGACCTGGGTCGGGACGGCCTGGACCCGGGGCATGGGGGTCGGAACCGCGGCCCGCGGCAGGGAGACGGGTGGGGCATAGACCGGGACGGCCGGCAGGGGGATCGGCGTATCGGTCGGACGCGGAGCGGGCATGACCATGGGGGGCAAGGTGGGCCAGGCTTGGGCGCGGGTCGGAAGGGCCCAAGGGGTGGCCGTCGGCACGAGCCGGGGCCAGGGGGTGAAGGTGGGCCAACGGGTCCAGGTGCGGGTCGGGGTCCAAGGAATGAAAGGCGTGGGGGAGCGGGTGGCGGTGGGGGTCGGGGTCGTGGATCGGGTAGGCGTGGGCGTCAGATAAGGGGTCGGGGAATAGGTCGGCAGGAAATGGGGAGGTGCGGCCACTTGGCGCCAATAGAGGACCCCGCAACCTTGGGAGGGGCCCGAGCCGTTCGCTGAGGTGTCGTAAGAGAGATAGGGGAGCAGGTCGCCGGTCTGGGCGCTTCGGATCTGGGCGGCGGTATAGGTATTGGCGGAGATCGGCACCCCGGTGCGGGAAAAGGGATTCGAGGCCGGGTCGTATTGGAACAGCATCCAACTGTGCCCGCTCTCGTCGGATAGGGGTGCAGCCCCGGCTCCGCAGGAACCGCCTCCGTTCGGGTCCCAGTAGAGCCGGATCTGGGATTTGACCGGATCGGAGCTGTTCATGACGAAAGGCGGCCGCCCCTCGCAGTCGACCTCCAGTTCCCACGAGGTATAGACCCGGGTGGGGTTGTTGTTCTCGGTGCGGAGGGTCAGGCAGATGAGGGGCCCCTGGATCAGGTCCAGGTCCATGGGGAGGCAGAGCTTGCCGGGGCCGCAACCCGACCGCCCGTCGCAGAATTCGCGTTGGCCCAGGTAGGCCCCATTGACCCAGACCTGGGTGATGTCGTCCCCGGCCACGCAGACCCGTGCGCCCGTGGGACGGCACTGGCCCCAGGCCAGGGAAGCCGGAAGGAAAAGGAACAGGAGGATCAGGGACCTTTTCATGCGTCGTTTCCTCGTGGGTGGCGCTCCATGGCCGCATTGTAACCGCTTTGGGGTGGGGGTGATATAATCCGGCCGTCCGACCGGATAGGATCCCCGAACGGCCCCTTCTTTTGGACGGTCGGACGGGCTTTCCGGTCCCCAGGAGCCCTCATTTGGAAAGAACCGGCGCTTCTCCCTGGCTTCCCCACTGGCATCCCGGTGCCTTACGGGACCCTTCCACTCTTTTCCTCCTGGCTGCCAACCTGATCCCGCTCCTAGGGGTCCTCTTCTGGAGCTGGGATCTTTTCCTTCTCATGATGCTCTACTGGTCGGAGACGGCCATCATCGGTTTCTGGCACATCCTGCGCATGGCCCTGGAAGCGAAGATCTTCGCCCTCTTCCTGGTCCCGTTCTTTTGCGTCCATTTCGGTGGGTTCATGGCGGGACACTTCATCTTCTTGATGGCATTGTTCGGTAAGGGCCGTGGGATCGAGGTCCACAGCGTCAAGGATTACGTGGACCATATCCTGATCGGGGCCAACCTTTGGATTCCTTTCCTCGCCCTCTTCCTGAGCCACGGCATCTCGTTCTTCCTGAACTATCTCAAGCCCAAAATGGACCAGGACTTCGGACTGGCGCCGTCGTCCCAGCGAATGGACCAGGACCCGGTGGGGATGATGTCCGCGCCCTACCGCCGGGTGATCGTGATGCACATGACCCTATTGTTCGGCGGGTTCCTGTCCATGGCCCTGCACATGGATAAACCCGCTTTTTTCCTGATGGTGGCCCTGAAGACTTTCGTGGACCTGGGCGCCCACACCCGTAAAAATTTCGCGGGACACCCGGCGGCGGACCCGGCCTAAAAAAGAAAAAGCCCGGGACCTTTCGGCCCGGGCTTTCATCGTGAAGTGGTCGCACGCTCCGGTAATCCGGAGATCAGGGGCTCACCCGATCAAGTTGTGAGAGTGGCCCGTACTCTGATAGGCGGTGCGACCTATCCATATCTTTCTCCCGGAAGGATCTTCCGGCAAGAAGAAAGCCCGATCGTCGGAATTTTTACAACGCATAAAGCGGGCCACGCTCCGGCACGTGTTCCGAGAACGATCTTGAGAATGGGAAAAGGTTTTTGTGGATAACTTCGACCGGCCGTCGGCCAGAAAAAGTTTTTAGCCGGCAGCCGGTCGTGCCCCTTCCGCCGGATGCTGCACTTCCTGCAGGAGGAAAAGGGTTCCCCAGACCTTTCCCGAAGGGGTCGAGCCCGAAGAACTGTCCAAACGAAAACGTTTTGCGTGTCCGTTCCATTCGGCATCCAGGTATTCCCGCTTCAACTCCCTCCGGGTTTTCAGGGAATCGGCCATTTTTTCCCCGATCGGGCCCAAGGGCTGCCCCTTGGCGGTCACCAGGGCGTTCACCAGGCCCTTGGGGTTCAGGTCCAGGATCTTGCCCACGCGGGCGTTCACGAAAAGGACATTTCCCTCCACGGAGACTGCGATGGCCCCGATGGGGAGGCTATCGAGGACGTTCTTGAGGGTCGCGGCGTATTCCAGGGCGGCTTGGTCCCCTTCCCGTACTTTTTCGCTCAAAAGGGCCGCTTTCCGGGCCAATTGGATGATCTCCCGCTCCTCCTGGACCGACCGGTAGGCCAGATAGCCGGAATGGATGGAAACAACGAAAAGAAGAGCGCAGGAAAGCAGAAGAAGGGGGTCGAGGTAATTGAAATCATCGCTCTTGTAATAGATCAAATAAACGTAAAGGCCGACCACCGCCATGGCCACCACCAGGCTGCGCCCCACCGACTGGCTCAAGGCGGACATGAAAAAGGTGAGGAAAATGAGGATCATCAGGTTGGTTTCCCAATGGTCGAACAGGTAAAGGCCGGCCAAAAGGAACACCAGATCCATGGAAAAAACGATGTATTGGAAGCGGACCTTCTCAAAACGGTCTTCCTGGATCAGGTGGAGGGGTACGAAACTGAGCCCCAGGACGATGCCATAGGCCAAGACCAGGCTTTTATGGTCCAAATGGTCCATCAGGTAGAAATAGCCAAGGCACAGGAGGATGGAAGCCAATAGAAGACGGATCAGGAATACGTTCTTTTTGACCTGGGGTGTAGCTTGTTGTAGTTCGTTCATGGTAGGTTTTGCCCCTTCTTGAGCCCTTAAAACGGTCGAACGGATGGTTTTCATCTTATGCCAGCCCGCCGAACCCCTCCAACATCAAAGAAAAGCCTGTCCTGGGATGTCTGGCTGGCCTTGGGGCTGGTTTATGTGGTCTGGGGCTCCACCTACCTGGCCATCCGTTTCGCCATCCGCACACTGCCCCCTTTCGGAATGGCAGGGGCGCGGTTCCTGGTCTCAGGCGGCCTTCTTTTCCTTTTCATGAGCCTGCGCGGCGTTCCAACGCCCCCTCTTCGCCAATGGCGCTCCGCGGGGATCGTGGGGTTCCTCCTCATCACGGTGGCCAACGGCGGGGTTTGCTGGTTGGAACGCTGGGTGCCCTCCGGCATGACCGCCCTCCTGGTGGGGACGGTCCCCCTTTGGATCGCCTTTCTATTGGTCCTGGGCCCGAAGGGCACCCAACCATCCGTGGCGACTTGGTCGGGCCTGTTCCTGGGGTTCCTGGGCATCGTCTTATTGGTCTCGGGAAGGCACCATGGGTCCTTCGAGGTCGATCCTTGGGGGGCCTTGGGACTGGTCGGGACCTCGCTGGCTTGGGCCATCGGCTCCCTTTACGCCCGCAAGGCGGACCTACCGGCCTCACCCCTCATGGGGACCTCATTGGAAATGATCCTGGGCGGAGCGGG
This bacterium DNA region includes the following protein-coding sequences:
- a CDS encoding succinate dehydrogenase/fumarate reductase iron-sulfur subunit, translated to MGQVNIKVYRGDSNGGQLKDYNVEVEEGMVVLDVVHKIQATQSSDLACRWNCKAGKCGSCSAEVNGKPRLMCMTRMNEFKEGETVTITPMKTFPILKDLATDVSYNYQVNKTIPPFTPKEGADWHWEQEDVDRVQEFRKCIECFLCQDTCHVLRDHDKMGKFAGPRFFVRVASLEMHPIDGADRVPLLKGEHGLGYCNITKCCTEVCPESIHITDNAIIPLKERVVDRYYDPLRILLSKVFGK
- a CDS encoding DUF6498-containing protein, with product MERTGASPWLPHWHPGALRDPSTLFLLAANLIPLLGVLFWSWDLFLLMMLYWSETAIIGFWHILRMALEAKIFALFLVPFFCVHFGGFMAGHFIFLMALFGKGRGIEVHSVKDYVDHILIGANLWIPFLALFLSHGISFFLNYLKPKMDQDFGLAPSSQRMDQDPVGMMSAPYRRVIVMHMTLLFGGFLSMALHMDKPAFFLMVALKTFVDLGAHTRKNFAGHPAADPA
- a CDS encoding PAS domain-containing protein, encoding MNELQQATPQVKKNVFLIRLLLASILLCLGYFYLMDHLDHKSLVLAYGIVLGLSFVPLHLIQEDRFEKVRFQYIVFSMDLVFLLAGLYLFDHWETNLMILIFLTFFMSALSQSVGRSLVVAMAVVGLYVYLIYYKSDDFNYLDPLLLLSCALLFVVSIHSGYLAYRSVQEEREIIQLARKAALLSEKVREGDQAALEYAATLKNVLDSLPIGAIAVSVEGNVLFVNARVGKILDLNPKGLVNALVTAKGQPLGPIGEKMADSLKTRRELKREYLDAEWNGHAKRFRLDSSSGSTPSGKVWGTLFLLQEVQHPAEGARPAAG
- a CDS encoding EamA family transporter, which gives rise to MPARRTPPTSKKSLSWDVWLALGLVYVVWGSTYLAIRFAIRTLPPFGMAGARFLVSGGLLFLFMSLRGVPTPPLRQWRSAGIVGFLLITVANGGVCWLERWVPSGMTALLVGTVPLWIAFLLVLGPKGTQPSVATWSGLFLGFLGIVLLVSGRHHGSFEVDPWGALGLVGTSLAWAIGSLYARKADLPASPLMGTSLEMILGGAGQIVVSLLLGEFGGFHLSGISQVSWEAWIYLTFIGSLVGFTSYIWVLQKATPELASTYAFVNPVIAVFLGWSLGGETLTGGLFLAAGCIVAAVTLVVWGSRKGP